Proteins from one Panicum virgatum strain AP13 chromosome 7K, P.virgatum_v5, whole genome shotgun sequence genomic window:
- the LOC120642590 gene encoding uncharacterized protein LOC120642590 yields the protein MGTASTGPDTMEATRAPGLSITVEKNPPEARLLQLGVKSWPKWGCPPGRFPLKFDAALTCYLVKGRVRAAVKGSRECVEFGAGDLVVFPKGLSCTWDVVVGVDKHYNFDPS from the exons ATGGGGACGGCCTCGACAGGCCCGGACACCATGGAGGCAACAAGGGCCCCCGGCCTCTCCATCACCGTCGAGAAGAACCCGCCGGAGGCGCGCTTGCTTCAGCTCGGCGTCAAGTCCTGGCCAAA ATGGGGCTGTCCGCCGGGGAGGTTCCCGCTCAAGTTCGACGCGGCGCTGACGTGCTACCTCGTGAAGGGCAGGGTGAGGGCCGCCGTGAAGGGCTCCCGCGAGTGCGTCGAGTtcggcgccggcgacctcgtCGTCTTCCCCAAGGGCCTCAGCTGCACCTgggacgtcgtcgtcggcgtcgaCAAGCACTACAATTTCGACCCCTCCTGA
- the LOC120642435 gene encoding ammonium transporter 1 member 1 yields MSTCAADLAPLLGPAAANATDYLCSQFADTASAVDATYLLFSAYLVFAMQLGFAMLCAGSVRAKNTMNIMLTNVLDAAAGALFYYLFGFAFAFGTPSNGFIGKQFFGLKHLPRTGFDYDFFLYQWAFAIAAAGITSGSIAERTQFVAYLIYSAFLTGFVYPVVSHWFWSADGWAAASRTSGPLLFGSGVIDFAGSGVVHMVGGVAGLWGALIEGPRIGRFDHAGRSVALKGHSASLVVLGTFLLWFGWYGFNPGSFTTILKTYGPAGTVHGQWSAVGRTAVTTTLAGSVAALTTLFGKRLQTGHWNVVDVCNGLLGGFAAITAGCSVVDPWAALICGFVSAWVLIGANALAARLKFDDPLEAAQLHGGCGAWGILFTALFARQKYVEEIYGAGRPYGLFMGGGGRLLAAHIIQILVIAGWVSCTMGPLFYALKKLDLLRISADDEMAGMDLTRHGGFAYVYHDEDPGDKAGVGGFMLRSAQNRIEPAAAAAAATTGTQV; encoded by the coding sequence ATGTCGACGTGCGCGGCGGACCTCGCGCCGCTGctgggcccggcggcggcgaacgccACGGACTACCTCTGCAGCCAGTTCGCGGACACGGCGTCGGCGGTGGACGCCACGTACCTGCTCTTCTCGGCGTACCTCGTCTTCGCCATGCAGCTCGGCTTCGCCATGCTCTGCGCGGGCTCCGTTCGCGCCAAGAACACCATGAACATCATGCTCACCAAcgtgctcgacgccgccgcgggggcgcTCTTCTACTACCTCTTCGgcttcgccttcgccttcgGCACGCCCTCCAACGGCTTCATCGGGAAGCAGTTCTTCGGCCTCAAGCACCTGCCCAGGACCGGCTTCGACTACGACTTCTTCCTCTACCAGTGGGccttcgccatcgccgccgcgggcaTCACGTCGGGCTCCATCGCCGAGAGGACGCAGTTCGTCGCCTACCTCATCTACTCCGCCTTCCTCACGGGCTTCGTGTACCCGGTCGTGTCGCACTGGTTCTGGTCCGCCGACGGGTGGGCCGCCGCGAGCCGCACGTCCGGCCCGCTCCTCTTCGGCTCCGGCGTCATCGACTTTGCCGGCTCCGGGGTCGTCCACATggtcggcggcgtcgccggGCTCTGGGGCGCGCTCATCGAGGGCCCCCGCATCGGCCGCTTCGACCACGCCGGCCGCTCCGTGGCGCTCAAGGGCCACAGCGCGTCGCTCGTCGTGCTCGGCACCTTCCTCCTGTGGTTCGGCTGGTACGGCTTCAACCCGGGCTCCTTCACCACCATCCTCAAGACCTACGGCCCCGCCGGGACCGTCCACGGGCAGTGGTCGGCCGTGGGCCGCACCGCCGTGACCACCACCCTCGCCGGCAGCGTCGCCGCGCTCACCACGCTGTTCGGGAAGCGGCTCCAGACGGGCCACTGGAACGTGGTGGACGTCTGCAACGGGCTCCTCGGCGGGTTCGCGGCCATCACCGCCGGCTGCAGCGTCGTCGACCCGTGGGCCGCCTTGATCTGCGGGTTCGTGTCCGCGTGGGTGCTCATCGGGGCCaacgcgctcgccgcgcgcctCAAGTTCGACGACCCGCTGGAGGCCGCGCAGCTCCACGGCGGGTGCGGTGCGTGGGGGATCCTCTTCACCGCGCTCTTCGCCAGGCAGAAGTACGTGGAGGAGATCTACGGCGCGGGGAGGCCGTACGGGCTGTTCATGGGCGGTGGCgggcgcctcctcgccgcgcacATCATCcagatcctggtcatcgccggGTGGGTGAGCTGCACCATGGGCCCGCTCTTCTACGCGCTCAAGAAGCTGGACCTGCTGCGCATCTCGGCCGACGACGAGATGGCCGGCATGGACCTGACCCGTCACGGCGGCTTCGCCTACGTCTACCACGACGAGGACCCCGGCGACAAGGCCGGGGTTGGTGGGTTCATGCTCAGGTCCGCGCAGAACCGTatcgagccggcggcggcggcggcggcggcgacgaccggCACCCAGGTGTAA
- the LOC120642377 gene encoding DEAD-box ATP-dependent RNA helicase 13-like isoform X1 has protein sequence MAEPPQQPSSGPTTPPQEDNQSAKTNSKKSRGTKKSKRASASSLGSSTMAEDPFFVLAGGKEGGFLELEEIDEADFGIVGADVGHVGADEGKAGGDRGKKKKKKKKKRKRGDDDEKRNSDDDEGLNGDGNSVVENVQEGEKEKEKKKTKTKTKRKRNRKKRKVKDSEKSAESDEEVADDNAEGMQDENENMEQDKDDQLILGEDDVFAWHELRLHPLLVKAMCRLGFKEPTPIQKSCFPAAAHQGKDVIGAAETGSGKTLAFGLPILQRLLEEREKAARLHQDDEKMKESSGGSPLRALILTPTRELAKQVCDHLKDAAKFLGIHAVPIVGGLSMEKQERLLKKKPEIVVGTPGRLWELMSMNNQHLVELHSLSFFVLDEADRMIERGHFHELQSIIEMLPLTTGSDEHAARTMPNCETVPILQIKKRQTFVFSATLALSSNFRKKLKRGLSISKASTDDVSSIEALSKQAGMKPNAEIVDLTKASILPEKLEESFIECSEEDKDAYLYYILSVHGQGRTIIFCTSIAALRHISSILRILGINVLTNHAQMQQRARMKAVDRFRGSENSILVATDGFARGMDFDDVRTVIHYQLPHSTDVYIHRSGRTARRSLAGCSIALISSADKSKFYSLCKSLSKENLQQFPVDHAYMPEVMNRLSLARQIDKIARKSSQENANKSWLQRNAESMGLLLETSDSEEERVKGHMQRKATSAHLQKLQQELSDLLKRPLQPKTFSRCYLAGAGISPLLQKQLEELTKRNVSNKSSKSENKGPRLVVIGQDRVEPLQALQNSGQEVCVNLDKQKEKQRLAQNWKRKKHEEKKRTREQKRKEKRKAKGTE, from the exons ATGGCcgagccgccgcagcagccaTCATCGGGCCCCACCACTCCGCCGCAGGAAGACAACCAAAGCGCTAAGACAAATAGCAAGAAGAGCCGCGGCACGAAGAAATCGAAGCGAGCCAGCGCCTCCTCGTTGGGCTCCAGCACCATGGCTGAGGACCCGTTCTtcgtcctcgccggcggcaaggaAGGAG GGTTCCTGGAGTTGGAGGAGATTGACGAGGCGGACTTCGGGATTGTAGGGGCAGACGTGGGGCACGTGGGAGCGGATGAGGGGAAGGCGGGCGGGGAccgggggaagaagaagaagaagaagaaaaagaagcggAAGCGTGGGGATGACGACGAGAAGAGGAATTCGGATGATGACGAGGGCTTGAATGGCGATGGCAATTCGGTAGTTGAGAATGTCCAGgagggggagaaggagaaggagaagaagaagacgaagaCGAAGACGAAGAGAAAGAGGaacaggaagaagaggaaggtgaaGGATAGTGAGAAGAGTGCAGAGAGCGATGAAGAAGTCGCTGACGACAATGCAGAAG gcaTGCAAGATGAAAATGAGAATATGGAACAAGACAAGGACGATCAGCTTATTTTGGGCGAGGATGATGTTTTTGCATGGCACGAGCTTAGGCTTCACCCTCTGCTAGTCAAGGCAATGTGCAGGCTTGGATTCAAAGAGCCAACTCCTATACAAAAGTCTTGCTTTCCTGCAGCAGCTCATCAAGGCAAG GATGTTATTGGTGCAGCAGAGACAGGTTCTGGAAAGACACTTGCTTTTGGCCTCCCCATTTTGCAACGTCTCCTTGAAGAGCGAGAAAAGGCTGCAAGATTACACCAGGATGATGAAAAAATGAAAGAAAGTTCTGGAGGAAGCCCTCTTCGTGCTCTTATTTTGACACCCACCAGGGAGCTTGCAAAACAG GTATGCGATCATCTAAAGGATGCAGCCAAGTTCTTAGGAATCCATGCTGTTCCTATTGTTGGTGGTCTATCAATGGAAAAGCAAGAACGACTTTTGAAAAAGAAGCCTGAAATTGTTGTTGGAACTCCCGGAAGATTGTGGGAGCTCATGTCAATGAACAATCAACACCTAGTTGAG CTGCATTCGTTGTCATTCTTTGTGTTGGATGAGGCTGATAGAATGATCGAACGAGGCCATTTCCATGAATTACAATCTATCATTGAGATGCTCCCGCTGACTACTGGTTCTGATGAACATGCTGCAAGAACAATGCCAAACTGTGAGACTGTGCCGATCTTGCAAATAAAAAAGAGGCAAACCTTTGTGTTCTCAGCCACACTTGCACTTTCATCTAATTTCCGGAAGAAGCTGAAGCGTGGCCTATCTATTTCAAAGGCATCAACTGATGATGTGAGCTCTATTGAAGCACTGTCAAAGCAGGCTGGAATGAAACCAAATGCAGAAATAGTTGATCTGACAAAGGCTTCAATCTTGCCTGAGAAGCTTGAAGAATCTTTTATCGA GTGCAGTGAAGAGGATAAGGATGCCTATCTGTATTATATACTGAGTGTTCATGGGCAAGGTCGCACGATAATATTTTGTACATCGATTGCTGCATTACGCCACATTTCCTCCATATTGCGAATTCTTGGAATTAATGTCTTGACAAACCATGCTCAAATGCAACAAAGGGCTCGCATGAAG GCTGTGGATCGTTTCCGTGGAAGTGAGAATTCCATTTTGGTCGCAACTGATGGTTTTGCAAGGGGTATGGATTTTGATGATGTGCGAACAGTTATCCACTATCAGTTGCCACATTCAACTGAT GTTTATATCCATAGAAGTGGAAGGACAGCACGCAGATCATTGGCTGGCTGCAGCATTGCATTAATTTCTTCTGCTGACAAGTCGAAGTTTTACTCTCTTTGCAAGTCATTGTCAAAG GAGAACCTCCAGCAATTTCCTGTAGATCATGCTTACATGCCTGAGGTAATGAATAGGCTCTCGCTTGCTCGGCAGATTGACAAGATTGCGCGTAAAAGTTCACAG GAAAATGCTAACAAATCCTGGCTTCAGAGGAATGCTGAATCCATGGGATTGCTATTGGAGACAAGTGACAGTGAAGAAGAACGTGTAAAAGGCCACATGCAACGAAAGGCAACTTCTGCACATCTCCAAAAGCTTCAACAG GAATTGAGTGATCTTTTGAAACGCCCCTTGCAGCCAAAGACTTTCTCACGATGCTATTTGGCTGGG GCTGGTATTTCACCATTACTTCAGAAGCAACTAGAAGAGTTGACCAAGAGAAatgtaagcaacaaaagcagcaAGTCTGAGAATAAAGGGCCTCGCCTTGTTGTTATTGGTCAGGATCGTGTCGAACCCTTACAAGCACTTCAGAATTCTGGGCAAGAG GTCTGTGTGAACTTagacaaacaaaaagaaaagcaaagacTTGCTCAGAACTGGAAGCGGAAGAAGCATGAAGAAAAGAAAC GCACACGAGAGCAGAAGAGAAAGGAGAAGAGAAAAGCAAAAGGGACGGAGTAA
- the LOC120642377 gene encoding DEAD-box ATP-dependent RNA helicase 13-like isoform X2, whose translation MAEPPQQPSSGPTTPPQEDNQSAKTNSKKSRGTKKSKRASASSLGSSTMAEDPFFVLAGGKEGGFLELEEIDEADFGIVGADVGHVGADEGKAGGDRGKKKKKKKKKRKRGDDDEKRNSDDDEGLNGDGNSVVENVQEGEKEKEKKKTKTKTKRKRNRKKRKVKDSEKSAESDEEVADDNAEGMQDENENMEQDKDDQLILGEDDVFAWHELRLHPLLVKAMCRLGFKEPTPIQKSCFPAAAHQGKDVIGAAETGSGKTLAFGLPILQRLLEEREKAARLHQDDEKMKESSGGSPLRALILTPTRELAKQVCDHLKDAAKFLGIHAVPIVGGLSMEKQERLLKKKPEIVVGTPGRLWELMSMNNQHLVELHSLSFFVLDEADRMIERGHFHELQSIIEMLPLTTGSDEHAARTMPNCETVPILQIKKRQTFVFSATLALSSNFRKKLKRGLSISKASTDDVSSIEALSKQAGMKPNAEIVDLTKASILPEKLEESFIECSEEDKDAYLYYILSVHGQGRTIIFCTSIAALRHISSILRILGINVLTNHAQMQQRARMKAVDRFRGSENSILVATDGFARGMDFDDVRTVIHYQLPHSTDVYIHRSGRTARRSLAGCSIALISSADKSKFYSLCKSLSKENLQQFPVDHAYMPEVMNRLSLARQIDKIARKSSQENANKSWLQRNAESMGLLLETSDSEEERVKGHMQRKATSAHLQKLQQAGISPLLQKQLEELTKRNVSNKSSKSENKGPRLVVIGQDRVEPLQALQNSGQEVCVNLDKQKEKQRLAQNWKRKKHEEKKRTREQKRKEKRKAKGTE comes from the exons ATGGCcgagccgccgcagcagccaTCATCGGGCCCCACCACTCCGCCGCAGGAAGACAACCAAAGCGCTAAGACAAATAGCAAGAAGAGCCGCGGCACGAAGAAATCGAAGCGAGCCAGCGCCTCCTCGTTGGGCTCCAGCACCATGGCTGAGGACCCGTTCTtcgtcctcgccggcggcaaggaAGGAG GGTTCCTGGAGTTGGAGGAGATTGACGAGGCGGACTTCGGGATTGTAGGGGCAGACGTGGGGCACGTGGGAGCGGATGAGGGGAAGGCGGGCGGGGAccgggggaagaagaagaagaagaagaaaaagaagcggAAGCGTGGGGATGACGACGAGAAGAGGAATTCGGATGATGACGAGGGCTTGAATGGCGATGGCAATTCGGTAGTTGAGAATGTCCAGgagggggagaaggagaaggagaagaagaagacgaagaCGAAGACGAAGAGAAAGAGGaacaggaagaagaggaaggtgaaGGATAGTGAGAAGAGTGCAGAGAGCGATGAAGAAGTCGCTGACGACAATGCAGAAG gcaTGCAAGATGAAAATGAGAATATGGAACAAGACAAGGACGATCAGCTTATTTTGGGCGAGGATGATGTTTTTGCATGGCACGAGCTTAGGCTTCACCCTCTGCTAGTCAAGGCAATGTGCAGGCTTGGATTCAAAGAGCCAACTCCTATACAAAAGTCTTGCTTTCCTGCAGCAGCTCATCAAGGCAAG GATGTTATTGGTGCAGCAGAGACAGGTTCTGGAAAGACACTTGCTTTTGGCCTCCCCATTTTGCAACGTCTCCTTGAAGAGCGAGAAAAGGCTGCAAGATTACACCAGGATGATGAAAAAATGAAAGAAAGTTCTGGAGGAAGCCCTCTTCGTGCTCTTATTTTGACACCCACCAGGGAGCTTGCAAAACAG GTATGCGATCATCTAAAGGATGCAGCCAAGTTCTTAGGAATCCATGCTGTTCCTATTGTTGGTGGTCTATCAATGGAAAAGCAAGAACGACTTTTGAAAAAGAAGCCTGAAATTGTTGTTGGAACTCCCGGAAGATTGTGGGAGCTCATGTCAATGAACAATCAACACCTAGTTGAG CTGCATTCGTTGTCATTCTTTGTGTTGGATGAGGCTGATAGAATGATCGAACGAGGCCATTTCCATGAATTACAATCTATCATTGAGATGCTCCCGCTGACTACTGGTTCTGATGAACATGCTGCAAGAACAATGCCAAACTGTGAGACTGTGCCGATCTTGCAAATAAAAAAGAGGCAAACCTTTGTGTTCTCAGCCACACTTGCACTTTCATCTAATTTCCGGAAGAAGCTGAAGCGTGGCCTATCTATTTCAAAGGCATCAACTGATGATGTGAGCTCTATTGAAGCACTGTCAAAGCAGGCTGGAATGAAACCAAATGCAGAAATAGTTGATCTGACAAAGGCTTCAATCTTGCCTGAGAAGCTTGAAGAATCTTTTATCGA GTGCAGTGAAGAGGATAAGGATGCCTATCTGTATTATATACTGAGTGTTCATGGGCAAGGTCGCACGATAATATTTTGTACATCGATTGCTGCATTACGCCACATTTCCTCCATATTGCGAATTCTTGGAATTAATGTCTTGACAAACCATGCTCAAATGCAACAAAGGGCTCGCATGAAG GCTGTGGATCGTTTCCGTGGAAGTGAGAATTCCATTTTGGTCGCAACTGATGGTTTTGCAAGGGGTATGGATTTTGATGATGTGCGAACAGTTATCCACTATCAGTTGCCACATTCAACTGAT GTTTATATCCATAGAAGTGGAAGGACAGCACGCAGATCATTGGCTGGCTGCAGCATTGCATTAATTTCTTCTGCTGACAAGTCGAAGTTTTACTCTCTTTGCAAGTCATTGTCAAAG GAGAACCTCCAGCAATTTCCTGTAGATCATGCTTACATGCCTGAGGTAATGAATAGGCTCTCGCTTGCTCGGCAGATTGACAAGATTGCGCGTAAAAGTTCACAG GAAAATGCTAACAAATCCTGGCTTCAGAGGAATGCTGAATCCATGGGATTGCTATTGGAGACAAGTGACAGTGAAGAAGAACGTGTAAAAGGCCACATGCAACGAAAGGCAACTTCTGCACATCTCCAAAAGCTTCAACAG GCTGGTATTTCACCATTACTTCAGAAGCAACTAGAAGAGTTGACCAAGAGAAatgtaagcaacaaaagcagcaAGTCTGAGAATAAAGGGCCTCGCCTTGTTGTTATTGGTCAGGATCGTGTCGAACCCTTACAAGCACTTCAGAATTCTGGGCAAGAG GTCTGTGTGAACTTagacaaacaaaaagaaaagcaaagacTTGCTCAGAACTGGAAGCGGAAGAAGCATGAAGAAAAGAAAC GCACACGAGAGCAGAAGAGAAAGGAGAAGAGAAAAGCAAAAGGGACGGAGTAA
- the LOC120642451 gene encoding nuclear transport factor 2-like: MDPMEQPEPEVAGHYYAHQVGSYFLTGYYNVLTNQPHLASQFYTDSSSVVRLDCETGQWSLGETMEVINDMMMSMNVTKVEVKTANFLESWGAAITLLVTGLVQLKDYPVRKRFVQNIVLAPKKDGYFIFSDIFKLICDEYDDQYHVSDYNCADNLPQVDASYTMAETGSDYLDGETQEVVAPAENHVQQQDPSEYKVVNVIYEETHSEEHVPSFPSSKDVKQDSPLAPHPPSPPTPEEPVEEAPKTYASVLRTKAKATMGTAESQQAQQLPQQVQTVLVHEKSNLDNNRAVSAPDDEEEFISVYVGNLSPSTSVFDLEKVFQVFGRIKPDGVAIRSRKEAGVFFGFVEFEDMSGIQNALNASPIELNGRLVHVEERRPNCGFPSARRRGRGKDQAGGRYDGEYATRSKGTGYQKRGGRQYDSYY; the protein is encoded by the exons ATGGACCCGATGGAGCAGCCGGAGCCCGAAGTCGCGGGCCACTACTACGCCCACCAG GTGGGCTCCTACTTCCTGACGGGCTACTACAACGTGCTGACGAACCAGCCGCACCTGGCGAGCCAGTTCTACACGGACAGCAGCAGCGTCGTCAGGCTGGACTGCGAGACGGGGCAGTGGTCGCTTGGAGAGACGATGGAG GTTATCAATGATATGATGATGTCCATGAATGTAACCAAGGTTGAGGTTAAAACAGCAAATTTCTTGGAGTCATGGGGTGCTGCGATCACGCTGCTGGTCACTGGCCTAGTGCAATTGAAGGACTACCCTGTTCGCAAGCGATTCGTTCAGAATATTGTTCTTGCTCCAAAGAAAGATGGGTATTTTATATTCAGTGACATCTTTAAGCTCATTTGTGATGAGTATGATGATCAGTACCACGTTTCTGATTACAATTGTGCTGACAACCTGCCCCAAGTGGATGCTTCTTATACAATGGCTGAAACAG GGTCTGATTATTTGGATGGAGAGACTCAGGAGGTTGTAGCTCCTGCTGAAAATCATGTGCAGCAGCAAGATCCTTCGGAGTATAAGGTTGTGAATGTGATCTACGAGGAAACTCATTCAGAAGAGCATGTGCCCTCATTCCCCAGTTCAAAAGATGTTAAACAGGATTCGCCTCTTGCTCCCCACCCTCCTTCCCCGCCTACCCCCGAAGAACCTGTTGAAGAAGCACCTAAAACATATGCTTCAGTG TTGCGAACAAAAGCGAAGGCCACAATGGGGACTGCTGAGTCACAACAGGCTCAACAGTTGCCTCAGCAGGTGCAAACTGTCCTGGTGCATGAAAAATCTAACTTGGACAACAACCGGGCTGTTAGCGCCCCTgatgatgaag AAGAGTTTATTTCAGTTTATGTTGGGAATCTTTCGCCATCTACTTCAGTCTTTGATCTTGAGAAGGTGTTTCAGGTTTTTGGCAGAATTAAACCTGATGGAGTTGCTATCCGAAGCCGCAAG GAGGCTGGAGTCTTCTTTGGCTTTGTTGAGTTTGAGGACATGTCTGGTATTCAGAATGCTTTAAAT GCGTCGCCGATAGAATTGAATGGCCGTTTAGTACATGTTGAGGAGAGGAGGCCTAACTGTGGATTCCCAAGTGCCAGAA GACGGGGGCGAGGAAAGGACCAAGCTGGTGGGCGATATGACGGGGAGTATGCTACTCGATCGAAGGGAACCGGGTACCAGAAAAGGGGTGGACGCCAGTATGATAGCTACTACTAG